DNA sequence from the Sulfurimonas sediminis genome:
AGATGCAAAGTCTTGTTGATCTTCTTTTGCAGGCATCTGCTCAACATATGCAGGCGGTTCAAAGTTTATTTCGGGGTCGGTAAGGTTGGCCGTACATCCATTAAAAAACATCATTATCGAAGGTACTAGTACAAAAGTAGCTAATTTCATTTTTTTCATCAAGAAAATCCCTTAATTTTGCTATAATACTAGCAATTTTAGTTCCATAATATAAACAAGGAAAAAAACAATGTCATTAAAAGAAACAATAAACCAAGACGTCAAAAATGCAATGAAAGCAAAAGATACAAAAAAAAGAGATGCGCTTCGTCTGCTGACAAGTGCTTTTAAACAGATAGAAGTCGATGAGCGAAAAGAGCTTAGTGATGAAGATGTCATAAAAATTATTCAGACACAGGTAAAACGCAGAAATGATGCTGCAAGCCAATACAAAGAAGCAGGTCGGGAAGATTTAATGCAGATAGAACTTGATGAAATAGCCTACTATGAAGTCTATCTGCCAAAACAGCTCAGTGATGAAGAACTGCAAAATGAAGTAAAAACCATCATAGAAAAGACAGGTGCTTCGAGCATGAAAGATATGGGAAAAGTTATGGGTATGGCGAGTAAAGAACTAGCCGGTCGTGCTGATGGTAAACGCATCAGTGATGCAGTCAAAAAAGCCTTGTCTTAAGGCTTACCAATCATCCAGGACGAAGCCTTTTGGTTCGTCTTCTTCTTTCTTTTTCACTTCTGTATTTTTATTTATTTCAGGTTCTTGCACTTTTTTGACTTCAGCTTTACGCATCTGCTCTTCAAACTGCAATTCAAGCCCTTTACTCGTCATGATAAAACCGTTTACATGTAACTTGCCGTCGTGAATCTGTTGGTGATGATCTTTACACAAAGGCACGAGATTATGCTTGTTGTCTTTGTGAAAATGCCCTATAAATCCGGCACCGTCAGCCAATGACTTTTGCGAGATATGATGCACATCTTCTGCCACCGCACCACAGATAACACATTTGGTCACATAAAGCTCTTTGTTATACTTGGATTTTTTCTTCTTCACAAGCAGTTCAAGCTCATCATAATCATTGGCAAGACGTTTTCTGATGGCATTGGCATTTTCCAAAAATTCATTGTCCATATGGAGTGATTTTGCAAACTCCAGTCCATAGATACTGCTGCCACTTCCAGCTTGAAGCACACGGTTAAATATCAGCTTGTCATTTTCTTCATCATACTCCACACTCAGGTGCAAGTCTACAACATTGTCAAGCGAGGTAATTTCATCCATCGTTGAGAGTTGATGCAGGTGCGTTGCAAACAAAAACAGACATCGGGTATGTGAGAGCTTTTGTATGGCTGCGGCGACAATGGCAACGCCTGAGAGCGTTTCTGTACCATGGCTTATCTCATCACCCAGAACAAGTGACTTTACGGTTGAACGGTTGAAAATATTTTTGAGTTCGAGCATCTCCACTGCAAAAGTAGAGAGCCCTTTTGCCAAATTGTCACGTGATACGATACGTGTAAAAAGAGAGTCAAAAATGCTGAATTTCATCACCGCAGCACTCACAAAAAAACCTGACTGCGCCATCAATACCGCAATACCTATACTCTTCATCAAAGAAGATTTTCCGCTTGAATTTATACCGTATAAAAGGACTCCGTTGATGTCATGTCCGTCATGCACAGCCACATCAAGCATCACCGTTTTTGGATGCGGCAGATCCATATAGTCACGTTCTCCCATCACAATATCATTGGGAACATACAGCCCGCCCCGTTCCTGTACTTCTATCAGAGGGTGACGCAGCTGCATAATTTGCATAAAGTTTTCATCCTCTTTAGTATCGACTATCATCGGTCTTGAATGTTTGTACTCCTGTGCCACTTTTGAAGAACTTACACCTACATCCAAATCTGCCACATAGCTGATAACTCTGTCAAAAAGAAGAGAATAGCGTCGCTCAAACAGTGCCTGGAGCTGTATATAACGCTCTTTTACCAGCACAACAATTTTACGGCGGTTTTTCATAATATTGTCAGAGAGTTTATCGGTAAAAGCCGAAGTGATTTTGACATTGTTAGTCAGTTTTTTTACATTGAAATCTGCAAACTCTTCGCGTTTTTTAAATTCACTCTCAATGAGAGAAAACCTGTTTTTGCTCAAAGAGATGTAGTAGCCCTCTTTTTCTAAAAGTCCCAGGCTTACAAGTTTTGTCGAACTGTTGGCATTGACGCTGCTCAGCAGTGCCTCAATTTTGTGTATTATATCTTCAAAAGCAACCATCATAACGGCATTTTCTTTTACCAGCGTATCTATGGCTTCATCGACACCGCTCATCAAAAAGTTTTCATCTACCGTTGCATTGGTAAAACGCCGTGATATGTCCAAATCTATCGTTTTTGTTATATCACGAAGAAACTCTTCCACTTCGCTTTCATGAAAAGGTGTTTTTTGGATTTTATGTTTTTTGACATAGAGCATCAACTCTTTGACACTTACCATAGAGTCATACATGTGATTCATCTCAAACGGATGCAGTCTGCCGAGGCTTAAACGGCGTGCAAGCCTCTGTATATCATATACTCCCCGCATCATCTCATCCAAATATCTTACATGGGAAGAGACCCGTTCTATCAAATTGTACCGACGTTCGAGTTCATTCTCTTCCATTATAGGGTTGAGCAATCTCTCTTTTAAGAGTCTTTTTCCGATAGCCGTCGCACTTTTGTCAAGCATTTTTAAAAGTGTGAACTCTTTTCTGTCTTTTGAAATAATGCCCATCTGCTCCAGTGCATTGTTACCCAGATACATAAAACGACGATTGTCTATAATCCGCGGCATCGCCATCTTTTGTACGATGTGATAATCATGTTCTATCACAAAATCAATAAGAATCGCCAAAGCTTCCGTAATCATTGGCGAGCGTTCCAAATCCAAATGCTCTATGGGTGAAAGCAAAGATTGAATCTGATACACCTCTTTAAAAAGCTCGTTTTGATACTCTATTTTTGCCCGTTTGTTGTTTACAGAATAATGATAATGTTCAGGAATTTCCAAATACTGCATCACATGACGCTGATCATCAATTCCATCTAAAAAAGTCACAACTATTTCACTGGTTCGATAAACATTCAAAAGGTTAAAAATTTCATCAAGTGCATACGACGGGTCTTCACTCGTTCCATGTGTCTCATACAACCAGGTTTTTCCCGTGGTTACATCTATGGCAGCGTAACCAACCGTATAAATATCACGAAATTTGTCAATCAAAATAGAAACAATGTAGTTATCGTCATTATCAACAATGTGTTCAAAGTTGGTACCAGGGGAAACTATCTGGGAGATATACCGGCTGATTTTAGGAGGATTGCCTTTTTGTTTAACGACTATAACCGTATACTTTTGTTCTTGAATCAAACGGTTTAAATAGCGTTCAAAAGAGACCGCAGGCACACCCGCAAGCAGAGGATTTTTTTCAGAATTTTCTATTATTTTTTTATTTTTTTTTGTAAGTTGTATGTTTAGAAGCTCGGCAATCTCTTTTGCTTTTCCAATCTGTTCTTCATCATTATTGACTTCATACACTTCAAAAAAAGTGCCGATTTCCATAAAAACAACAGTATCTTTACCATATTTTTGTTCAAAAAACCGTTGCAAATCAAAATATACCTGCGTTAAAAGTTTCTCTTTATTGTTTAATATTTTATCAACTTCTGATGATTGCATGGAACTCTTTTTTAATGTTTTAGTATAGTGTGATTATAGCGTAAGTATAGAAAAAAATAAATGTCATATTTTGATATGGTCAGATACTTATATCTCCAACATACACTTGATTGGAGTTGCTATTGATAATTAGTTACACTGTTATCAAACGAACTGCTAGAATTTATACTAAGGAAAGTTAAATAAAATTTATAAATAATGGGTGGCCTAAAATAGGGGCTTCTGGTGGACGAGGAGAGATTCGAACTCTCGGTACCGTTGCCAGTACGCATCCTTAGCAGGGATGTGGTTTCAGCCACTCACCCACTCGTCCTTTTGAAGAGTGAGATTATAGTCATTATTTCATAATATTTAGCTTAAATCTGTGCCAATATTTTTTCTACGACGGCAGCAGGCTCTTTTGCCTGATAAATCGGACGACCAACTACTATAAAATCAACAAGTGCTTCTTTGGCATAGACAACATCGGCAACTCTTTTTTGATCTCCCGCATCTTCACCAAAAGGACGAATTCCCGGAGTAAGGGTCATAAACTCTTTACATGTAAGCTCTTTGATAGCCTTACTCTCATACGCCGAACAGACAACGCCATCAAGCCCACTCTCCATGGCATCTTTTGCAAACTGATTTGCTTTTGTTGCTATGTCCGCTTCATATACAGCAAAAAATTCATCTTCACTAAATGATGTCAAAGCCGTTACCGCCAAAACTATGGGGCGTTCTTTATATTTTTCAAGTCTTTGCATCACAGTACTCATGGCACGCTTTCCTGCACTTGCATGAACATTAAACATATCAACACCCAGTCCCATAATAGACTCAGCAGCATCTGCCATGGTATTTGGAATATCATAAAGTTTCAAGTCTAGAAATATTTTAAAATCGGGGTTGATTTCTTTAATAGCCTGCAAAAATGCTTCACCGTCACGAATATAGGTACGCAGTCCGACTTTGAGCCAGACATCATACTCTTTTATTTTTTCAATTAAAGCGAGATTTTCTTCTTTTGTAGGTAAATCGAGGGCAACACATAATTCCATAAACAACTCTTTATAGTAAATTTATGGAATTATAGCATCAAAACATAAAGCCTTGTATTATTTAGACTTTACCATTGTTTCAATTTTTTCAACAATACCTGGATCTTCAAGAGTTGAAATATCCTGAGTAATTGGCTCACCTTTGGCAATAGCGCGTAAAATACGACGCATAATTTTTCCGCTCCTTGTTTTTGGAAGTCCCGGTGCAAAAACCATATCATCACAGATAGCGATATTTCCTATCTCTTTTTTAATGATATTGTTAATAATTTTTGCCTCCTCAACCTCATCAGCCACGCCTTTGTCATCTTTTAAAACGATGTAGGCAAAAATACCCTCTCCTTTGAGTTCATGCGGTTTTCCAACAACAGCAACCTCAGCAACATTTGAATGTTTTTTAATAGCTGCTTCTATTTCAGCTGTACCCATTCTATGTCCACTAACATTGATAACATCATCTGTGCGTCCAGTAATCGTAATATAACCGTCTTCATCATAAACAGCACCATCACCTGTAAAATAGACAGGCTTGCCATCTTTTTGCACATCACCAAAATAAGATTTGACAAATCGCTCTTCATCACCCCAGACACCACGAATCATTGACGGCCAAGGTTTTGTTATACACATATATCCTGTTTCGCCTACTTCTACTCTCTCTCCTGTCGCAGGATCAAGAATCTCACCCATAATTCCAGGCAATGGAAATGTTGCACAGCCTGGCTTGATTGGTGTTGCTCCAGGAAGAGGAGAAACTATATGTCCACCTGTTTCTGTCTGCCAATAGGTATCTACAATAGCACACTTAGATCCACCCACCTCTTCATAATACCATTTCCATGCAGGAGGGTCAATAGGTTCTCCAACAGTTCCAAGTACCTTCAAGCTACTCAAATCATACTTAGCCGGTTCATGTTCTCCCATTTTATGCAATACACGAATTGCAGTAGGAGCAGTATAGAATTGATTAATTTTATACTCTTCTACCATTTTCCACGGACGACCAGCATCAGGATAAGTCGGTACCCCTTCAAACATTACAGTTGTAGCACCCATTGCAAGCGGACCGTAAACTATATAAGTATGTCCTGTAATCCAACCTATATCTGCAGTACACCAGAAAGTATCGTTTTCTTTAACATCAAACACCCATTCCATTGTCATCTGTGCCCACAGTATATATCCTGCAGAATTATGTTGTACACCTTTTGGTTTTCCTGTACTTCCGGAAGTGTAAAGTAGAAACAGTGGATCTTCACTATCCATAATTTCTGCTTTACATGTAACCTCTTGCATCTTAATAAGTTCATTATAAGAGTAGTCACGCCCTTCAACCCATCGTATATCTTCATTGTTTCTCTCAACAACGAGTACTTTTTCTACCGGCCCACCCTCAGCAAGTGCAGCATCTACTACCGGTTTTAACATATATGGCTTATCTTTTCTGTAAGCGCCATCAGCAGTGATCACAACTTTTGCATCCGCATCTTCAATTCTGTCTTTGAGTGCTTCTGCAGAAAACCCACCAAATACTATAGAGTGAATGGCACCGATTCTGGCACAGGCAAGCATCGCATAGGCAGCTTCGGGAATCATCGGCATATAGATGACAACTCTATCCCCTTTTTTGACACCAAATTCATTTTTTAATAAATTGGCAAAACGGTTTACATTGTAATAAAGTTCCAAATAGGTAATGATTTGCTTGTCTCCACGGTCACCTTCAAAAATAATCGCAGCTTTATTCTTGCGTTTGTCTAAATGACGGTCTATACATTGTTCTGAAACATTTAACTTTCCACCTTCAAACCATTTGACAAAAGGGTAATTCGATTCATCCATCACTTTTGTAAACGGCTCTTTCCAGCTCAGTTTTTCTTTGGCAAATCTACCCCAAAATCCTTCATAATCTTCAATTGCTTCATCTTGCAACTCATGATATTCACACATATTTTTGATTCTTGCAGTTTTTGCAAACTCTTTATTTGGTTTAAAAATCGGTTTTTTTTCTATTTTTGACATCTATTTTCTCCTGTGTTAGTTTTAAATATATCATTGCTGTCATAATGGCATCATTTACAGCATTATGCACACCCATTTGAGGAATATTACATTTTTTCAAGATTGTATCAAAACGCAAATCAATATTAGCTTGTGGTATCATTGCAATTGTTTTATCAAAATATATTTCAGAAACTTCAACCATTTTATTTGGCAAAGTGATTCCAAGTACCGGCTTTATATATTTATTTATCATTGCAACATCAAACTCAAGATAGTACCCCACCAAAGTGGCACCTTTGATATAATTCAAAAACTCTTTAATTCCTTCCAAAGGTTCTTTTGCATTCTCCAAGTCACATGGACGAATTCCATGTATTGTTATACTTTTTGCATCAATTGCTCCAAAGTTTTTCAAATAAACTTCAAAAGTATGTGATGTCAGTATTTTATTGTCTTTAATCTTAACTGCACCTATAGAGAGTATTTCATCTTCTTTTGGGTTGAGTCCCGTGGTTTCGGTGTCGAAAACTACAATTTCATCATTTTGTTCAAAAAGAGTAGAAAAAGATTTATCTTTGAGTTTTGATAAATTTCTCTTTTTTTTCATCTGTTCAAACATAGAGAAAAGCATTATGAAACCATTTCCAAATGAAAATGAAAACTAATAAACTTTTTCAGTTTATCTACCACTTGAAAACTATCTTTGAGCAAATCCCGGCTTGTTTTATCCAAATCTTTTGGATTTATATAATTGATATCTTTTTGATCCTTTGCATACAACATTGTTTTGAGCCTCATAGACAATAGAGTATCAAAACTTTCTATAAGTTCTGTCGCAAAAACTTTATCAAAAACACCTCGGTTATTCAACTCTTTGATACGTTCGATTGTATTGTTTTTTTTGATTTTATTCTCCAGCGCCAGACATCTTATTCCGTGAACAATTGCAAATATGCCACCTTTTTTCAAATCCAGTTTGTTTTCATGCTCTTTGTCAAGCTTAAAACCACTAAAAAGAGAGATAGGTGTTTCGAAAAAAAGTGTTGCTTTGGCAAGATGGGCTAAAACATCATCTCTCTTCTCAAAATGTGCAAAAAGATGGTCTTTTGCCACATTCACTAAAGTACAATCACCCGCAACACACTTTGCATCTAAAAATATACTCAAGTTTTGCAAACTGTTACCTTTAAAACTTGCTATCCAGTTATCTATTTCATTTTTAAAATCCTCTAAATTACGACGCCAATACGCATTAGAGACCATAACATTACCCTCACACTTGACAAACCCTATTTCTAAAAGTGCTTTGTTGAGTTTATGCATAGGCTCTACAAAAAGTTCTTTATCCATATCATCGGCAATAATCAGAGCATTGTCTTGATCGGTTTTGAGTATCTGTTCCTCTCTGCCCTCAGAACCCATTATGATAAGAGCAGATTTCTCCTGCAGAGATTCATCAACATACATCGTAAACACTTTTGCATATATTTTCTGGTTGAGTGTTGCAACAAGCTTGCTGATATAGCGTACTTTTACACCATTGGAATCAAGTGTTGTTACAAGATTTTTTAATCCATTTTGAACCTCTTTTAAATCATCAATATTCTGTGCTTTGTCTATTTGCACAGCAATCAGGTAAGAATGGTTTGCAAAATAACTCAACAAATCCAACTGTTCTAATATTCCGATAACTTTATCACCCTCTTTTACAACCAAGCGTTTAATTGCATTATGCGTCATAAGCACCAAAGCATTAAATAAAAAGTCACTCTTTTCAATAGTAATAATATTTTTAGATGCTATATGCACAATGGCATCACTCACATCATATTTACCCATCAAAACCTTCTCTCTCAAGTCCGTATCCGTAACAATAGCGTAGCTGTTTTCATCCCGTACGAGAATACATGTAGCCTTAAGCTTTTTCATCTCTTTTAAAGCATCTGCTATTATTGTATCTTGTGTAACAATACAAACAGCATGAAGATAAATATCTTTTACCTGAGATACCAAAAAAGGAGTTAATTGATTCTGCTGTGAATACTCTTTCAAATGTTGATGGCGTGTAATAAAATCTTGTAAAAAATACTCTTGGATGCGTTTGTTTTGTATCAATTCCAAAAAGTCATCTTTTTGAATCTCATAGCAAATCAAATCTTCACTGACAACAAACCTCTTCTGTGTTGTCCCGTAAATCAAAGCATCCGCATCAAAACTGTCCCCTTCACCATAAACAGTATGTAGTGTATCATCAATATACTCGGATACATATCCTTTTATGATGATGTAAAAAGCAACAGACGGAAGATTTTTGCTGATAAGCAGCGTCTCTTTAGGGTAGTATGCAATGTCGATTTTTTGCATCAGCTTACTCAGTTCTTCTGAACTGAGTAAGCCAAAAGGATGAATAGACTCAATAAGTTTTTTTTGGTCTAAGATGCTCATAGTTAATGCTCAGATGCACCCTCGGCACCAATACCGGTCTGGCTTCTAATGTATTGTGCTTCAAAAGCCTCCATCTCTTGTGCTGCAGCCTCTGATTTGTCAGTTACTGAGAAAAACCAGATACCGATAAAGGCAACAGTCACAGAAAAGAGTGCCGGGTATTTATATGGAAAAATCGCTTCGGCATTGCCAAAAATCTGTACCCAGACAATCGGACCAAGAATAACAAGTATAACAGCCGTAGCCAATCCTAATGTTCCACCAATCACAGCACCACGCGTCGTAAGCTTTTTCCAGTACATAGAGAGTAAAAGTACCGGAAAGTTGGCAGAGGCTGCTATTGCAAACGCAAGCCCGACAACAAAAGCAATATTTTGCTTTTCAAATGCTATTCCCATAATAATAGCAACAATCCCCAGTACAACAGTGGCAATTTTTGATACTTTCATCTCTTTGAGCCCATCAACTTCACCTTTTTTATACACAGAAGCATATAAATCATGTGATATTGCAGAAGCACCGGCTAGTGTCAGACCCGAAACAACGGCCAAAATTGTTGCAAATGCCACAGCAGAGATAAATCCAAGAAAGAAATCACCACCAACTGCATGAGACAAGTGAATTGCAGCCATGTTGTTTCCACCAAGAATTGGAAATCCACCGCTTATGGCCTGTTTTGCCAGATCCAGATACTGAGGGTTTTTATACACCATCACAATCGCACCAAAACCGATGATGAATGTCAGTATATAAAAATAGCCGATAAAACCTGTCGCATAAAAGACTGATTTACGGGCCTCTTTCGCATTGCTTACTGTAAAGAACCGCATCAAAATATGCGGCAGACCCGCTGTACCAAACATCAGAGCTATTGCCAAAGATATTGCAGAAACAGGGTCTGAAACAAGTCCGCCCGGAGACATAATTTCTACACCTTTTAACTCTGTTGCATGAGCAAACAATGCTCCAAAGCTGAAATCATAATGTGCCATTACGGCAATAGCCATAAAAGTAGCCCCTGAAAGCAGTAAGAATGCTTTAATTATCTGTACCCAGGTTGTTGCAAGCATCCCGCCAAAAGTGACATAAAGAATCATTAAAACACCAACCAAAATAACCGCTACTTCATACTGCAGACCAAACAAAAGCTGTATCAGTTTTCCTGATCCCACCATTTGGGCAATTAGATAAAGAATCACTGTAGCAACAGAACCAAATGCAGCCAGTATTCGAATAGGTTTTTGGCGCAATCTGTACGAAGCAACATCCGCAAAAGTATATTTTCCAAGATTTCTCAAAGGCTCCGCAATAATAAAAAGAATAATCGGCCAACCGACCAAAAAGCCAATAGAATAGATAAGCCCGTCATACCCTTTGAGATAAACAAGCCCAGAAATTCCCAAAAAGGATGCCGCAGACATATAATCACCTGCTATGGCCATACCATTTTGTAGCCCTGTAATGCCACCACCTGCTGTGTAGAAATCTTTCGCAGATTTTGTTCTTTTGGCTGCCCAGTATGTGATACCCAGAGTTGCACCGACAAAAATAACAAACATAACAATTGCCGGAACATTTAGCGGCTGTTTTTGAATCTCACCGTTGATAGTTCCAGAAGCAAATACCGCAATACTTCCAAAAATTAAAAATAAAAATATTCTATTAAACATCTAAGCGATCCTTTAATTTGTTTTTTACTTTGTTTGCCAAGTCATCAAACTGACCGTTGGCTCTTTTTGTATATATACCTGTCAATATAAAAGCAAAAACGATTACAGCCATTCCAATGGGAATGCCTATTGTTGTTACGGTTTTACTCGAAAGAGGTACAGCCAGTGTTGCAGGGTCAAAAGCTATTGTCAGTATAAATGCAAAATAGACTACAAGCATCGCTACAGTTAATTTCAGAGCAAACCCCTGTCTTGTTTTTACAAGCTTTTGATAATCAGGATCTGCTTTTATCTGTTGTATCTGTTCTTTGGTCATAATTTTTCCTTGTATTAAAAGTTATAGTTTGCAATGAGTCTGTACTCATTCCAGCCAGTGTCACTTCCTGGAGTTGTTTCTGCAAATTTTCTAGGAAAATTTCCACGAAAACGAAGTTGCAGTTTTTCAACTGCCTTTGGATAATATTTTATATCAAATCCAGCTTCTGTTGCTGTTCTCGCTACACCATATCCAGAGTTTGCATCTGTATCAAAAGAGCAATAATACGCAGCAGTTGAAAGATTGACTCCATGTTGTTTGAAGTTATAAACAGCAGCAACCTTTGTTGCTTTTGTTCCCGCTAAAAACATATGACGGGTCACCATCCCCTGAGTATATGCCGGCATACCGCCAAACTGTGTAAGTATCGCATTTTTGTAAGCATCATCTCCTGCATTGTTTGAAGATGCTTGAGAGTAGGCAATATATGTAGCAAAACCTTCATATTTTGCCCCGATTTTACCTGCCCAGTAAAAAGAGTCTACCTCACCGGACCCTCCCAGCGGAGAGTACTGCATATATTTTTTGCCAACACTGTTTTGTTTAATCATCTGTACTTTTACAAATGGTTTTACATCACTGTTAAGCAGACAGTTCCAGGAAACTCCTGCATCAGCATAAAGTGTATTATAAAGATTCCATGCATAATCATTTGACACATCTATATGAAAGTTCTTTGCTGTATATTTTAGTTGAATATTTGTAACACCTGCAGTTTTTTTCCCAGTTGTTGCAAGTCCCAGGTTCAAATACTCTCCTGTTGACACTCCTGTTGAAGCATTGACTCCTCTTGAAGTATATCCTGAAGTAGCAGCGAGTATTCCTCCTGCAGAATAGATATTTGCGAATGTTCCATAAGCGATTCTGTCTACATGTGCTATTTGCACAGTAATATTTTTCACATCCTTGCTTACAAACTTGTATGCTCTAAAAGTATTTGGAAGCGTTCTTGCATCGTCTGATCCCATCATTAAAGAGTCATATCTCTGATAACCGAGCTTAGCATCACTTTTTAGCCCATATTCACTGAAATTGTATCCAAGATACCCCTCACCAAGAATTGAATATGACTTGTACCCTGTTCCAAGCAGTGCCGGTGACTGGGCAGTGTGTTGCTGCACTCCAAGATCCTGCAC
Encoded proteins:
- the pyrF gene encoding orotidine-5'-phosphate decarboxylase, with translation MELCVALDLPTKEENLALIEKIKEYDVWLKVGLRTYIRDGEAFLQAIKEINPDFKIFLDLKLYDIPNTMADAAESIMGLGVDMFNVHASAGKRAMSTVMQRLEKYKERPIVLAVTALTSFSEDEFFAVYEADIATKANQFAKDAMESGLDGVVCSAYESKAIKELTCKEFMTLTPGIRPFGEDAGDQKRVADVVYAKEALVDFIVVGRPIYQAKEPAAVVEKILAQI
- a CDS encoding putative nucleotidyltransferase substrate binding domain-containing protein: MSILDQKKLIESIHPFGLLSSEELSKLMQKIDIAYYPKETLLISKNLPSVAFYIIIKGYVSEYIDDTLHTVYGEGDSFDADALIYGTTQKRFVVSEDLICYEIQKDDFLELIQNKRIQEYFLQDFITRHQHLKEYSQQNQLTPFLVSQVKDIYLHAVCIVTQDTIIADALKEMKKLKATCILVRDENSYAIVTDTDLREKVLMGKYDVSDAIVHIASKNIITIEKSDFLFNALVLMTHNAIKRLVVKEGDKVIGILEQLDLLSYFANHSYLIAVQIDKAQNIDDLKEVQNGLKNLVTTLDSNGVKVRYISKLVATLNQKIYAKVFTMYVDESLQEKSALIIMGSEGREEQILKTDQDNALIIADDMDKELFVEPMHKLNKALLEIGFVKCEGNVMVSNAYWRRNLEDFKNEIDNWIASFKGNSLQNLSIFLDAKCVAGDCTLVNVAKDHLFAHFEKRDDVLAHLAKATLFFETPISLFSGFKLDKEHENKLDLKKGGIFAIVHGIRCLALENKIKKNNTIERIKELNNRGVFDKVFATELIESFDTLLSMRLKTMLYAKDQKDINYINPKDLDKTSRDLLKDSFQVVDKLKKFISFHFHLEMVS
- a CDS encoding 3'-5' exonuclease, translated to MFEQMKKKRNLSKLKDKSFSTLFEQNDEIVVFDTETTGLNPKEDEILSIGAVKIKDNKILTSHTFEVYLKNFGAIDAKSITIHGIRPCDLENAKEPLEGIKEFLNYIKGATLVGYYLEFDVAMINKYIKPVLGITLPNKMVEVSEIYFDKTIAMIPQANIDLRFDTILKKCNIPQMGVHNAVNDAIMTAMIYLKLTQEKIDVKNRKKTDF
- a CDS encoding GatB/YqeY domain-containing protein; amino-acid sequence: MSLKETINQDVKNAMKAKDTKKRDALRLLTSAFKQIEVDERKELSDEDVIKIIQTQVKRRNDAASQYKEAGREDLMQIELDEIAYYEVYLPKQLSDEELQNEVKTIIEKTGASSMKDMGKVMGMASKELAGRADGKRISDAVKKALS
- the acs gene encoding acetate--CoA ligase; this translates as MSKIEKKPIFKPNKEFAKTARIKNMCEYHELQDEAIEDYEGFWGRFAKEKLSWKEPFTKVMDESNYPFVKWFEGGKLNVSEQCIDRHLDKRKNKAAIIFEGDRGDKQIITYLELYYNVNRFANLLKNEFGVKKGDRVVIYMPMIPEAAYAMLACARIGAIHSIVFGGFSAEALKDRIEDADAKVVITADGAYRKDKPYMLKPVVDAALAEGGPVEKVLVVERNNEDIRWVEGRDYSYNELIKMQEVTCKAEIMDSEDPLFLLYTSGSTGKPKGVQHNSAGYILWAQMTMEWVFDVKENDTFWCTADIGWITGHTYIVYGPLAMGATTVMFEGVPTYPDAGRPWKMVEEYKINQFYTAPTAIRVLHKMGEHEPAKYDLSSLKVLGTVGEPIDPPAWKWYYEEVGGSKCAIVDTYWQTETGGHIVSPLPGATPIKPGCATFPLPGIMGEILDPATGERVEVGETGYMCITKPWPSMIRGVWGDEERFVKSYFGDVQKDGKPVYFTGDGAVYDEDGYITITGRTDDVINVSGHRMGTAEIEAAIKKHSNVAEVAVVGKPHELKGEGIFAYIVLKDDKGVADEVEEAKIINNIIKKEIGNIAICDDMVFAPGLPKTRSGKIMRRILRAIAKGEPITQDISTLEDPGIVEKIETMVKSK
- a CDS encoding MutS-related protein is translated as MQSSEVDKILNNKEKLLTQVYFDLQRFFEQKYGKDTVVFMEIGTFFEVYEVNNDEEQIGKAKEIAELLNIQLTKKNKKIIENSEKNPLLAGVPAVSFERYLNRLIQEQKYTVIVVKQKGNPPKISRYISQIVSPGTNFEHIVDNDDNYIVSILIDKFRDIYTVGYAAIDVTTGKTWLYETHGTSEDPSYALDEIFNLLNVYRTSEIVVTFLDGIDDQRHVMQYLEIPEHYHYSVNNKRAKIEYQNELFKEVYQIQSLLSPIEHLDLERSPMITEALAILIDFVIEHDYHIVQKMAMPRIIDNRRFMYLGNNALEQMGIISKDRKEFTLLKMLDKSATAIGKRLLKERLLNPIMEENELERRYNLIERVSSHVRYLDEMMRGVYDIQRLARRLSLGRLHPFEMNHMYDSMVSVKELMLYVKKHKIQKTPFHESEVEEFLRDITKTIDLDISRRFTNATVDENFLMSGVDEAIDTLVKENAVMMVAFEDIIHKIEALLSSVNANSSTKLVSLGLLEKEGYYISLSKNRFSLIESEFKKREEFADFNVKKLTNNVKITSAFTDKLSDNIMKNRRKIVVLVKERYIQLQALFERRYSLLFDRVISYVADLDVGVSSSKVAQEYKHSRPMIVDTKEDENFMQIMQLRHPLIEVQERGGLYVPNDIVMGERDYMDLPHPKTVMLDVAVHDGHDINGVLLYGINSSGKSSLMKSIGIAVLMAQSGFFVSAAVMKFSIFDSLFTRIVSRDNLAKGLSTFAVEMLELKNIFNRSTVKSLVLGDEISHGTETLSGVAIVAAAIQKLSHTRCLFLFATHLHQLSTMDEITSLDNVVDLHLSVEYDEENDKLIFNRVLQAGSGSSIYGLEFAKSLHMDNEFLENANAIRKRLANDYDELELLVKKKKSKYNKELYVTKCVICGAVAEDVHHISQKSLADGAGFIGHFHKDNKHNLVPLCKDHHQQIHDGKLHVNGFIMTSKGLELQFEEQMRKAEVKKVQEPEINKNTEVKKKEEDEPKGFVLDDW